The genomic stretch TAAAATAGTGAGTTTTCTTCAGGACTTGCAACAGACTTGCATCAGCATCATGACACTTCTATGGTAAGTCATCTAGAGGAACTGGAACGAAGGTCAAGGCATTTAAACACGACGTGTTTGAATAACGATTTACTCAACGCAACTACAAGAGAAAAGAAGGCGAAAGTTCTTTTTCTTTCTAAGGTTTACAATGTCGCATGTTGCAAGGTGCCAAATGACAATGGAGTCGAGTTCGACAAGAAGCTTTTAGGAGAGAACCGAGGTACTATACACAAGGGACAATACACGATTTTTTCGTCATTCAAATATGTAAAGAGTAAAAAATACCCAACAATTATCCCAGCACGTGACCCATATTATCGGCTTTTCTCTGCTTTCATCGACAAAATCTACTTGCCCGTAAGATTAAACTATAACTACGCCATCCTAAGCATTCAAAACAAAACTGTGTGCCCGACGGATGTGTCTTTTCAAGACTTTCTCCAATGGATTGTAAACCAAACAAAAGCAGGCAAAACTTTAGACGTACACTGGGCACCGATTCATTCTCATTGCGGATCTTGCGAGCTCAACGCCCATTATATTGTAAAACTAGAAACATTTGCAATCGACATCGACATCGTGTTACAGAAGCTGAACGTCTCCTCAGCAAAATATAACTATATCATGCAGACGCTTGAAGGAAAAGGGACTCAGTCATCCTTACCGGGGATTGTAGCCGCCATTTTTGACCACAGTTCCGGGTCCAATGTGAGACGTTGTATGCCATGGGTGGAGGTCACCCGGAAGATATGGCACTCTTGCCAGATACAGGGCTACATTCGCGAGGACCGAGGATATCCTCAAGTCACCTTCGATTCCATTGGGAACAATTTGACTCCGTCCCTAGTTTCCGATTTAATTTTGGCGGAAATATTCAAGTATTCTATGTCGTCAGAAGAACGTCAAATACAACGAGAAAATGCGTTGAGAAGAGCGTATGAGGGCGTTCGCAAAGATGTGGTTGACGCGATCAAAGACGTCTACGCCTTGGACTTTTCATTATACGGTTATTCTAACTTACCGCCAAATGACAGATAATACGATCAATAAAAGTCCTCTGGTGTGAatcaaaatattttcagattatttctTTAATGTGTAAGAAATTATATGGCAACAAATAGCCTTAACTTACATGCTTGTTGTTCTTATATGCATGCCATTTAACCTCCAAATTGTAAAATCATATCGTGTATAtgtgtaaacatgtacatttatttcaacataatatGGACCTTTTCGTTGATTATGTATTTTACATAAACATACGTTTGAATTAACTAAGAAATATACTTATTAGCGAAATTATACAATCAAACGAAATAAGTGCAACAATCGTATGATAATACTGAGTTTTTTAGAAGAATATCTATTTGAACATGAGCACTTGCTTATGTGAGCTTATCTATTACGTATCCTTGTCTATTTGGTATGTACGAACATTTCTGTTCTGATTGTGTATAcatatgtttaataaaacatacCTTCGAAAAGTACTATCGAATGCACTTGTTAGCGGACTTAAATCACAGGGCCGTTTAGGTTCTCGATCATAACAACGTTTTTTTAGTTCATTGGCTTTAGCCTATGGactatatgagccgtgttctgagaaaattggttaatgcatgtgcgtaaagtgtcgtcccatattagcatgtgctttTATGGTTTGTGTCGCtctgagtatcgcgcaaaatatcggttgtcgcttcgtgtatggcgcaaaatatcgtgtgtcgctttgattatcgcgcaaaatatcgtgtctcgcgttaAAAGACACACGATAtgttgcgcgatacacgaagcgactcatattattttgcgcgatactcaaagcgacatgCGATGTTTTGCTCGACAAACGAAGCCACAcaagatattttgcgcgatactcaaagcgacacgcgatatttaccgcgAAATGTCGCCTtgtgggctacctacacaagggcgatatttcgcgTTATTAGTGAATAATAATTTGTGTAATCAGATTATATAACATAGAACGAATAACTATGATTCTTTATAATTACACATTAGAGTAGTAAAAAGCATTATATATCTTTTTTGTATGTATTAAACATATCTATTGTTACAAAGGTTCTATTTAAGACTGTATAAAAGTCACTATTAAATGCTAGTTATGTAACCTAAACCTAATGCATATAAGAAAATACTTTCATATTGActtaaagtatacattttttgCTAGCGCCTTGTCTTGGCTACCTATTCGAAATCGAAAAATAGATAGCCATAAGGCTTGAAAATGTATAAATagataacaaaattataataatgatcataaagGACGTATAATATTCCTTTCTAAGACTTAGGCCAGCTGCCTTGACCGTATAAAAAGTTACTAATAAATACTAGCATAGGCTCGACTAATTATTCGAAAAGAGATACAAAAAGTAATTATGAAAGCtagacaataataaatataagaaGTTACTTTTATATTGACATAACTGAGACTTTACATTTTTTGCTAGCGCCTTGTCTCGGTTTCCTATTCGAAATTGAAAAAATAGATAGCCATAAGGCTaggaaatgttaaaaaaaatgataacacaGTTATAATAATGATCAAAAGGACATTTACTATTAATTTCTAAGGCTAAGACCATCTGCCTTGAGATTAAGCAATTATGCGCgctaaagaaaaataaaactaataataataataataataataata from Dreissena polymorpha isolate Duluth1 chromosome 10, UMN_Dpol_1.0, whole genome shotgun sequence encodes the following:
- the LOC127848856 gene encoding uncharacterized protein LOC127848856 isoform X3, translated to MGIRISVRQYLKPLLAVVAFLLVVLYAISGRNAVFYLLPGLATDLHQHHDTSMVSHLEELERRSRHLNTTCLNNDLLNATTREKKAKVLFLSKVYNVACCKVPNDNGVEFDKKLLGENRGTIHKGQYTIFSSFKYVKSKKYPTIIPARDPYYRLFSAFIDKIYLPVRLNYNYAILSIQNKTVCPTDVSFQDFLQWIVNQTKAGKTLDVHWAPIHSHCGSCELNAHYIVKLETFAIDIDIVLQKLNVSSAKYNYIMQTLEGKGTQSSLPGIVAAIFDHSSGSNVRRCMPWVEVTRKIWRSFQIQGYIREDRRYPQGTFDSIGDNLTPSLVSDLILAEIFKFSMSSEERQIQRENALRRAYEGVRKDVVDAIKDVYALDFSLYGYSNLPPHER